A DNA window from Eretmochelys imbricata isolate rEreImb1 chromosome 3, rEreImb1.hap1, whole genome shotgun sequence contains the following coding sequences:
- the LOC144261946 gene encoding cysteine-rich venom protein-like, which yields MILLAAFLGLAAVLQPSSGQTSGFASLSTDKADQQKEIVDKHNALRRGVMPTARNMLRMEWSPAAAENAKSWANECTLSHSPENRRTTTVGCGENLYMSTAPNSWSDAIQAWYNEVENFMYGIGPTKPGAVIGHYTQVVWYKSYQIGCAVAFCPESEYKYFYVCHYCPAGNINSLKTPYESGAACGDCPNACNNGLCTNPCTYEDTYSNCPDLAKNYGCEHSMIKKYCLASCHCATEIK from the exons ATGATTCTGCTGGCTGCATTCCTGGGCCTGGCTGCTGTGCTGCAGCCGTCCAGCGGACAG acaTCAGGTTTTGCTTCTCTGTCAACTGACAAAGCAGATCAACAAAAGGAGATTGTTGACAAGCACAATGCCCTAAGGAGAGGGGTGATGCCAACTGCTCGCAATATGCTGAGGATG GAATGGAGTCCTGCAGCTGCAGAGAATGCCAAAAGTTGGGCAAATGAATGTACTTTATCCCACAGTCCTGAAAACAGAAGGACAACTA cAGTGGGCTGTGGCGAAAATCTCTACATGTCAACTGCACCCAATTCCTGGTCAGATGCAATTCAAGCCTGGTACAATGAGGTGGAAAATTTCATGTACGGCATTGGACCAACCAAACCAGGTGCAGTGATTGGCCATTATACTCAG GTAGTTTGGTACAAGTCTTACCAGATTGGCTGTGCAGTTGCCTTTTGTCCTGAGAGCGAATACAAATACTTTTATGTTTGCCATTACTGCCCTGC GGGGAATATCAATTCCTTAAAAACACCTTACGAATCAGGAGCCGCGTGTGGAGATTGCCCCAATGCTTGTAACAATGGACTATGCA CCAATCCTTGTACGTATGAGGACACATACTCAAACTGTCCTGATTTAGCAAAGAACTATGGATGTGAACACTCCATGATCAAGAAATACTGTCTTGCCTCCTGCCATTGCGCCACTGAAATAAAATAA